A genomic stretch from Candidatus Hydrogenisulfobacillus filiaventi includes:
- a CDS encoding protein of unknown function (Evidence 5 : Unknown function), which yields MGIPGIGSAGGAFPDSLCSILQSGALTVALQPVVALRTGQVIGYESLLRGPAGTAWEAPGRLFQAARAEGLLAALEAAARRLGWAAAARLDPGQVLFLNLGWVDGPIALNPDRVPVDPRRVILEVPETAPGVHDACFLAALDRWRRAGHPIALDDYGAGCATVERLLTLRPDWIKLAGPWVRGVARDRWRVAVIQGVLGAAREVGAQVVAEGCETAEDAACLAALGVPFGQGFWWGRPQRLDSE from the coding sequence ATGGGCATACCAGGGATTGGCAGCGCGGGGGGGGCATTCCCTGACAGCCTTTGCAGCATCCTCCAGTCCGGAGCCCTGACGGTGGCGTTGCAGCCGGTGGTCGCGCTGCGCACCGGACAGGTGATCGGGTATGAAAGTCTGTTGCGCGGGCCGGCGGGGACAGCGTGGGAGGCGCCGGGGCGGCTGTTCCAGGCGGCACGGGCGGAAGGGCTCCTGGCGGCGCTGGAAGCCGCGGCCCGCCGGTTGGGGTGGGCGGCGGCGGCACGTCTCGACCCCGGGCAGGTCCTGTTTCTCAACCTGGGGTGGGTCGACGGGCCGATTGCCCTCAACCCGGACCGGGTGCCGGTGGACCCGCGCCGGGTGATTTTGGAGGTGCCGGAAACGGCCCCAGGGGTCCACGACGCCTGTTTCCTCGCCGCGCTCGACCGGTGGCGTCGGGCGGGGCACCCCATTGCCTTGGACGATTACGGGGCCGGCTGTGCGACCGTGGAGCGCTTGCTGACCTTACGGCCGGACTGGATCAAACTGGCCGGGCCGTGGGTACGGGGTGTGGCGCGGGACCGGTGGCGGGTGGCCGTGATTCAGGGCGTACTGGGGGCGGCCCGGGAGGTGGGGGCACAGGTCGTGGCCGAAGGCTGCGAGACGGCGGAGGACGCCGCCTGCCTGGCGGCGCTCGGGGTGCCGTTCGGGCAAGGGTTCTGGTGGGGACGTCCCCAGCGCCTCGATTCGGAATAG
- a CDS encoding protein of unknown function (Evidence 5 : Unknown function), which yields MSSSARWARTPRFCGKRSNGCCSIWMKARGHGSRGGRAVCRPGPPNGVRTRKVAPRVQALGLEGTSKRTVSRVAQELDARITAFRERPLEGRIPTGGWAPGLGKVRDGDRVFSTALVVGVRETGEPEGLGFDGGWSEAAAFWTGFFRRLRARGAPGHQRRLPGPPEATQTVFPGASCGSGAACISCGIC from the coding sequence ATGAGCTCGTCCGCAAGATGGGCGCGGACCCCGAGATTTTGCGGCAAACGCTCGAACGGCTGTTGCAGCATTTGGATGAAAGCGCGAGGTCACGGATCACGTGGGGGCCGAGCGGTATGCCGACCCGGACCACCTAACGGTGTCAGGACCCGGAAAGTCGCCCCACGGGTGCAGGCGCTCGGGCTGGAGGGGACGAGCAAGCGCACGGTGTCCCGGGTCGCCCAGGAGCTCGATGCCCGCATCACGGCGTTCCGGGAGCGCCCGCTCGAGGGCCGTATCCCTACGGGTGGCTGGGCGCCCGGTCTAGGGAAAGTCCGGGACGGGGACCGGGTCTTCAGCACGGCCCTCGTGGTCGGGGTGCGCGAGACGGGCGAGCCGGAGGGCCTCGGCTTCGACGGCGGCTGGAGTGAAGCAGCCGCCTTCTGGACGGGCTTTTTCCGGCGTCTCCGGGCACGGGGTGCTCCTGGTCATCAGCGACGCCTACCAGGGCCTCCAGAAGCCACCCAGACGGTGTTTCCAGGGGCGTCGTGTGGCAGCGGTGCCGCGTGCATTTCCTGCGGCATCTGCTGA